One window of Atribacter laminatus genomic DNA carries:
- the pstB gene encoding phosphate ABC transporter ATP-binding protein PstB — protein sequence MERDESKLKVLNFNSHFGEKQILYDISLGIPDNRVTAIIGPSGCGKSTLLRSINRMNDFIENFSISGEIIFENQNIYGEEVDPVELRQKIGMVFQRPNPFPKSIFENIAYGLRVQGWKDRHAIAEQVEKSLRAAALWDEVKDRLNSLAFDLSGGQQQRLCIARAIAVEPEILLMDEPASALDPIATARIEELIKDLKEKYTIVIVTHNMQEAARTSDYTAFLLLGRLIEYGLTDQIFTNPQKKETEEYLTGRFG from the coding sequence ATGGAAAGGGATGAAAGCAAATTAAAAGTTTTAAATTTTAATTCTCATTTCGGGGAGAAGCAAATACTATATGATATCAGCCTTGGAATACCAGATAATCGAGTAACGGCGATAATTGGTCCCTCGGGATGTGGTAAATCAACTTTATTGCGCAGCATTAACCGTATGAACGACTTTATAGAAAATTTTTCAATATCTGGTGAAATTATTTTTGAGAATCAGAATATATATGGAGAAGAAGTTGATCCGGTTGAACTCCGACAGAAAATTGGAATGGTTTTTCAAAGACCGAACCCTTTCCCGAAAAGCATTTTTGAAAACATTGCTTATGGGCTTCGAGTTCAAGGTTGGAAAGACCGCCATGCCATTGCTGAACAGGTGGAAAAAAGTTTACGGGCAGCCGCTCTATGGGATGAAGTGAAAGACCGTTTAAATTCATTGGCATTTGATCTTTCGGGAGGACAACAACAGCGGCTTTGCATCGCAAGAGCTATTGCGGTTGAACCAGAAATACTACTCATGGACGAACCGGCTTCAGCTTTGGATCCAATTGCGACAGCTCGAATTGAAGAGCTCATTAAAGATCTCAAGGAGAAATATACTATTGTGATTGTTACTCATAATATGCAAGAAGCTGCTCGTACCTCGGATTATACTGCTTTTCTCTTGTTGGGACGATTGATTGAATATGGGTTGACTGATCAAATTTTTACCAACCCCCAAAAGAAAGAAACCGAAGAATATCTGACTGGTCGATTCGGTTGA
- a CDS encoding tetratricopeptide repeat protein has protein sequence MKFRFFSWLLGISLVFSLGIFSVYAQEATSIAIFPFSMRDEVDGYFGYYLRDLIKDAFDGIEQVEVIDNIMIDEILREAKIPRDVILVQSMAQVLGKRIGGDYILSGAYRIRQLGDKERLVVSVRLFDLRKEAMIDLKSNVFEVNNPDEFRQLIVPEVLKSLNIDFAEPVESFLYDPQLIFPLYRAVDKMDEALRTYGSAQFPDKPLWKEAFAEAQETIDTVPNYLESYYYLAYMYQKTGWLAKEVETMMKYVELLEGSGREKNSIQRATRAYLRLANSYLSQKKYEMAEESINQALQINPEIAEAYFLLGKIAYDQGKSAQAQEYWNKAYFLDPSLKEAQYFAGEAGKAAVYGKDAYESYRTGYTYYANGDLKTAEGYFRNAAQLNPNMKEAQYWLGRTLYDLGKLADAEVTWRKVIEIDPFDSQAKRFLERTIQEKQYGRNALSQFRQGFDLYQEAKYAEAIPCFEKAVQESPRFPEAHEYLARSYYLLGQKDKYLREREKSLNLIEQPTDKAWQYYLVGYELFSWNEKEKAIDYLQKAVEVDTSLSEAHLLLGEIYGSMNQWKQAAFHYGQASSIPEKNTEEDQSSVLWGASVSYIQLGEWAKAYEYLNELVKKYPYADFIEEAESLRIEAMVKMGQYRDARVGVQQFQLRFPSGRFRERVQFYNAFSFYQEKQWKEAAQALESFHKNYPQSQYRKEALEALGYSYRNLGQEEKARSYFSQIEGQENTFLVADTFYREKKWQQALSSFLEYLKTTPQGQYVQEARLKVASCYLETNQVELAEKLVDEITSSLDAKFQLDYLRLTIKLAYKKGNWQKVVEGVDQLEKQSGSLDEEYLYLLAWSQVKLGKESEARQLLEIAGLNPDEILSDSEIEKISDIMDVLRSGDYPSAISQLKELLTEGVNSENSAAVHFLYGKALYLNGDFNEATQYLKEAVAIESKDYREEACFYLGDIAYKNENWLEAAQWYQKLNIQDNLDLLWRLATSLDKSGEKDQALDIYKKLKGDNAYSERAGIIVLDTLYDQKKYQDFLKEATEYLRDHPSSVQNEEIIYMTAWSAYYLGNVPEALERISLYQDKYPQGGYFDELESLAVDLMIVQKNYQDVLNKLFSLENKLKGEKLEYTWYRIGSVYLKLEEYDRAAFYFEKLLGNVNGNYYTRGGYLMGVCLEYLEQPETALTFYHQVVNSGLEDEWVENSQKRISLLTED, from the coding sequence ATGAAGTTCCGATTCTTTTCCTGGTTGTTGGGAATATCTCTGGTTTTTTCTCTGGGAATTTTTTCTGTATACGCCCAAGAAGCGACAAGTATAGCCATTTTTCCCTTTTCAATGAGAGATGAGGTCGATGGATATTTCGGTTATTATCTTCGAGACCTCATTAAAGATGCTTTTGATGGTATCGAACAGGTTGAAGTCATCGATAACATCATGATTGATGAAATCTTGCGGGAAGCGAAAATTCCACGAGATGTAATCCTCGTTCAATCTATGGCTCAAGTTTTAGGAAAAAGAATCGGGGGAGATTATATACTGAGTGGAGCATATCGGATTCGTCAACTGGGAGATAAAGAACGTTTGGTTGTGAGTGTACGGCTTTTTGATTTGAGAAAAGAAGCCATGATTGATTTAAAAAGTAATGTTTTTGAAGTGAATAATCCCGATGAGTTTCGACAGCTCATTGTCCCTGAAGTCTTAAAATCGCTTAATATTGATTTTGCTGAGCCTGTTGAATCGTTTCTTTATGACCCCCAATTGATTTTTCCTCTCTATCGTGCAGTTGATAAAATGGATGAGGCTCTTCGGACGTACGGAAGTGCCCAATTTCCTGATAAACCACTCTGGAAAGAGGCTTTTGCCGAAGCGCAGGAAACCATTGATACCGTTCCGAATTACTTGGAGAGTTACTATTATCTCGCCTATATGTATCAAAAAACGGGATGGTTGGCGAAAGAAGTCGAGACCATGATGAAGTATGTTGAACTCCTTGAAGGTTCAGGAAGGGAAAAAAATTCAATACAAAGAGCGACTCGAGCTTATTTAAGACTGGCTAATTCTTACCTTTCTCAAAAGAAATATGAGATGGCCGAGGAGAGCATTAACCAGGCTTTACAAATAAACCCAGAAATCGCTGAAGCTTATTTTCTTTTAGGCAAAATTGCTTATGACCAAGGAAAATCTGCTCAGGCACAAGAATATTGGAATAAAGCCTACTTCTTGGATCCATCTCTTAAGGAAGCCCAATATTTTGCTGGAGAAGCTGGGAAAGCAGCAGTTTATGGGAAGGATGCCTATGAATCCTACCGAACTGGTTATACCTATTATGCCAATGGTGATCTTAAAACGGCGGAAGGATACTTTCGGAACGCTGCTCAACTAAATCCGAATATGAAGGAAGCCCAATATTGGTTGGGAAGAACCCTTTACGATTTGGGTAAATTAGCCGACGCTGAAGTGACTTGGAGGAAGGTTATTGAAATTGATCCCTTTGACAGCCAGGCAAAACGCTTCTTAGAAAGAACGATTCAAGAAAAACAATATGGGAGGAATGCCCTGAGCCAATTCCGTCAAGGCTTTGACCTCTATCAAGAAGCGAAATACGCTGAAGCAATTCCCTGCTTTGAAAAAGCCGTTCAGGAAAGTCCTCGTTTCCCCGAAGCTCATGAATATTTAGCTCGATCTTATTATCTGTTGGGGCAAAAAGATAAATACTTAAGAGAAAGAGAAAAAAGTCTGAATCTCATTGAACAACCGACTGATAAAGCCTGGCAATATTATTTGGTTGGGTATGAGCTTTTCTCTTGGAATGAAAAAGAAAAGGCGATTGATTACTTGCAAAAAGCGGTTGAAGTGGATACCAGTTTATCGGAAGCCCATCTTTTATTGGGCGAGATATATGGGAGTATGAATCAATGGAAACAAGCTGCTTTTCATTATGGCCAAGCTAGTTCTATCCCTGAAAAGAATACTGAAGAGGATCAATCCTCGGTATTGTGGGGAGCAAGTGTCTCATATATTCAATTGGGTGAGTGGGCCAAAGCGTATGAATACCTAAATGAACTGGTGAAGAAATACCCTTATGCCGATTTTATTGAAGAAGCAGAGTCATTACGGATTGAAGCGATGGTGAAAATGGGTCAATATCGCGATGCCCGAGTCGGTGTGCAACAATTTCAGTTGCGTTTTCCATCAGGGCGCTTTCGAGAAAGAGTGCAATTTTATAATGCATTTAGCTTTTATCAAGAGAAACAGTGGAAAGAAGCTGCTCAAGCTTTAGAATCATTCCATAAAAATTATCCTCAGAGTCAATATCGGAAAGAAGCCTTAGAGGCTCTGGGTTATTCTTATCGAAACTTGGGACAAGAAGAAAAGGCTCGGAGTTATTTTTCTCAAATCGAAGGACAGGAAAACACCTTTTTGGTAGCTGATACCTTTTATCGAGAAAAAAAATGGCAGCAAGCTCTATCGTCCTTTTTAGAATACCTTAAGACCACTCCTCAAGGTCAGTATGTTCAGGAAGCAAGATTAAAAGTGGCATCATGTTACTTAGAAACCAACCAGGTTGAATTGGCCGAGAAATTAGTAGATGAGATAACCAGTTCGTTAGATGCTAAGTTTCAACTGGACTACCTCCGGCTTACCATAAAGTTGGCTTATAAAAAAGGGAATTGGCAGAAGGTGGTCGAAGGAGTTGATCAACTAGAAAAGCAGTCTGGGTCTCTCGATGAGGAATATTTATACCTATTAGCTTGGTCTCAGGTAAAATTAGGAAAGGAATCTGAAGCTAGACAGCTTTTGGAAATAGCCGGTTTGAATCCCGATGAGATTCTTTCCGATTCGGAAATTGAAAAAATAAGCGATATTATGGACGTTCTCCGATCAGGTGATTATCCTTCGGCGATATCACAACTGAAAGAACTCTTGACCGAAGGTGTGAACAGTGAGAATAGTGCTGCCGTTCACTTTTTGTATGGAAAAGCTTTGTATCTCAATGGAGATTTTAATGAAGCCACCCAATACTTAAAAGAAGCGGTTGCTATAGAAAGCAAGGACTATAGGGAAGAAGCTTGCTTTTATTTAGGTGATATCGCCTATAAGAACGAGAATTGGTTGGAGGCTGCTCAATGGTATCAAAAGTTAAACATCCAGGATAATCTTGACCTTCTCTGGCGATTGGCAACTTCACTAGATAAATCGGGGGAAAAGGATCAAGCTCTTGATATTTATAAAAAACTGAAAGGTGATAATGCGTATTCTGAACGAGCTGGTATTATAGTTTTGGACACTTTATACGATCAAAAAAAATATCAGGATTTTTTAAAGGAAGCTACAGAATATTTAAGGGATCATCCTAGTTCGGTCCAAAACGAAGAAATAATATATATGACCGCGTGGTCGGCTTATTATTTAGGGAATGTCCCTGAAGCTTTGGAACGGATCTCTCTTTATCAGGATAAATACCCTCAAGGGGGATATTTCGATGAATTAGAGTCGTTGGCAGTCGATCTCATGATCGTACAAAAAAATTATCAAGATGTTCTAAACAAGTTATTTAGCTTAGAAAACAAACTCAAGGGAGAAAAATTGGAGTATACTTGGTATCGGATTGGAAGCGTCTATTTGAAATTAGAAGAATATGACCGGGCAGCTTTCTATTTTGAAAAATTATTAGGAAATGTGAATGGGAATTACTATACCCGTGGTGGATATTTGATGGGTGTTTGTCTTGAGTATTTAGAACAACCCGAGACCGCCTTGACGTTTTATCACCAGGTTGTTAATAGCGGATTAGAAGACGAATGGGTTGAAAATTCACAGAAACGAATCAGTCTATTGACTGAGGATTAA
- a CDS encoding MotA/TolQ/ExbB proton channel family protein, protein MQIFTVIGKGGLIMYPIVASSIIFLAVFIERWYVLRHSKERVKRYLRSLRKAINQRDLRTVIDISQKNPGPASRIIMAGIKKYLNGVPREAKEAMETVAMQEFPYFEKRLGVLSTIASIAPLLGLLGTVTGMIRTFNVIASIGVGKPTEMAGGISEALITTAAGLSIAIPTVIGHYYLSQIAENIMNDIEKASSEVLDIIEELRINNGNEGVEFEKAKNPEGVEENVPISTKETEAPA, encoded by the coding sequence ATGCAGATATTTACTGTGATTGGCAAGGGCGGATTAATCATGTATCCGATCGTGGCCTCATCGATTATTTTCTTAGCGGTGTTTATCGAGAGGTGGTATGTTTTACGACATTCAAAAGAGAGAGTAAAAAGATATTTGCGGTCATTGAGAAAAGCTATTAATCAGAGAGACTTGCGGACCGTTATCGACATTAGTCAGAAAAATCCTGGTCCAGCATCACGGATAATCATGGCAGGTATAAAAAAATATCTAAATGGTGTTCCACGGGAAGCAAAAGAAGCAATGGAAACTGTGGCAATGCAAGAGTTTCCTTATTTTGAAAAGCGTTTAGGAGTGTTATCGACTATTGCGAGCATTGCCCCGTTGTTAGGGTTACTTGGAACGGTTACTGGAATGATTCGAACTTTTAATGTTATAGCCTCGATTGGGGTAGGAAAACCGACGGAAATGGCTGGAGGTATTTCTGAAGCATTGATAACCACCGCTGCTGGATTGTCAATCGCTATTCCGACAGTCATTGGTCACTATTACCTTTCCCAGATTGCCGAAAACATTATGAACGATATTGAAAAAGCCAGTTCAGAAGTTCTAGATATTATTGAGGAACTGAGAATCAATAATGGAAACGAAGGAGTAGAATTCGAAAAAGCCAAGAACCCAGAAGGAGTTGAGGAGAATGTTCCGATTTCGACAAAAGAAACAGAGGCGCCAGCCTGA
- a CDS encoding ExbD/TolR family protein, with translation MFRFRQKKQRRQPEINLTPMIDVVLQLIIFFIVTTTFISIESGAKVNLPSADFSKIEEAKTITVTITENNMLYVNGALVDAKELPSSVVVALRNEPEATVIVEADKQVLHGKVVSVMDVLKKAGAEKIAIATQPTKEE, from the coding sequence ATGTTCCGATTTCGACAAAAGAAACAGAGGCGCCAGCCTGAGATTAACCTCACTCCAATGATCGATGTGGTGCTCCAATTAATAATATTTTTTATCGTAACCACCACGTTTATCAGTATTGAAAGTGGGGCCAAAGTGAATCTTCCCTCGGCAGATTTTTCCAAAATTGAGGAAGCCAAGACCATCACCGTAACTATAACTGAAAACAATATGCTTTATGTCAATGGTGCTCTGGTTGATGCCAAAGAGCTTCCTTCGTCGGTCGTAGTGGCTTTACGTAATGAGCCAGAGGCAACGGTTATCGTTGAGGCAGATAAGCAAGTTTTGCATGGTAAAGTTGTGTCAGTCATGGATGTTCTTAAAAAAGCCGGAGCCGAGAAAATAGCCATTGCCACTCAACCGACCAAAGAAGAGTAG
- a CDS encoding DUF3048 domain-containing protein, whose protein sequence is MNKFFINEKKVWTFSLTLSVIINLVILAAISIYWLSIKYEPPLQDEPMVIQVLEIPSSRKPVTVAPAEEANIAELNPLKDIQNQDVNSEPQIQSEIATDVQQKKEQVTIPKPPVDLPDSEMISESGSPSGAKLVNPGENIDVPEDLKWQGVEAENTLKAQFERSGQSTRLARLAEEGVERIESTVGETLATGELAVPTGQVDKKSPFSKRPISVIIENAPAARPQAGLSKADVVYEIMAEGGITRFLAIYNEGVADNVGPVRSARPYFVMKAAEHNAIFAHAGGSVEAYVYMKEMNIDTIDEFKFFQAFWRSKDRKAPHNLYTSIANLRNQAQRLGYNKPVKGGGGFQVRTPQEALGTEDAPQVEILYAGDYRVKYTWDASQKVYRRFINGNPHVDSLNGQQIITPNIIIQITEQKVKDEEGRIEITFVGRGTGWILLDGKAAAISWEKNSLGEKTNFFYADGRELKINPGALWIEVVSTQNKVAM, encoded by the coding sequence ATGAATAAATTTTTCATTAATGAAAAAAAGGTTTGGACTTTTTCTCTTACCTTATCAGTAATTATTAATCTGGTAATATTGGCTGCAATATCTATCTATTGGTTATCGATAAAATACGAACCCCCTCTTCAAGACGAACCTATGGTGATTCAGGTTTTAGAAATACCGTCCTCTCGTAAGCCTGTAACAGTTGCTCCTGCTGAAGAAGCCAATATAGCTGAATTAAATCCTTTGAAGGACATTCAAAATCAAGATGTTAACAGTGAACCTCAGATACAAAGTGAAATAGCAACTGATGTTCAGCAAAAAAAGGAACAGGTTACCATTCCAAAACCACCTGTTGACCTCCCTGATTCAGAAATGATTTCCGAATCAGGATCACCTTCAGGAGCAAAATTGGTGAATCCAGGAGAAAATATCGATGTGCCAGAGGATTTAAAGTGGCAGGGGGTTGAAGCTGAAAATACACTGAAAGCCCAATTCGAAAGATCTGGCCAATCAACCCGTTTAGCTCGTTTAGCAGAAGAGGGGGTAGAAAGGATAGAAAGTACAGTTGGTGAAACACTGGCTACCGGTGAATTAGCTGTGCCAACTGGTCAGGTTGACAAAAAATCTCCCTTTTCTAAACGGCCGATTTCGGTCATCATTGAAAATGCACCCGCAGCACGTCCCCAAGCAGGACTTAGTAAAGCTGATGTTGTCTATGAAATTATGGCCGAAGGTGGAATTACCCGATTCTTAGCTATTTATAACGAAGGCGTAGCGGATAATGTTGGTCCAGTTAGAAGTGCACGTCCTTATTTTGTGATGAAAGCGGCTGAACACAATGCCATATTTGCTCATGCCGGTGGGAGTGTTGAAGCGTATGTCTATATGAAGGAAATGAACATTGATACCATCGATGAGTTTAAATTCTTTCAGGCTTTCTGGAGAAGTAAAGATCGGAAAGCTCCACATAATCTCTACACTTCTATAGCCAATCTCAGAAATCAAGCTCAGCGGTTAGGTTACAATAAACCGGTAAAAGGAGGAGGGGGATTTCAAGTCCGGACACCCCAAGAAGCTTTAGGAACCGAGGATGCTCCCCAAGTAGAAATCTTGTATGCTGGAGATTATCGAGTGAAATATACTTGGGATGCTTCTCAAAAAGTGTATCGAAGGTTTATCAATGGAAATCCCCACGTCGACTCTCTGAACGGTCAGCAAATTATAACTCCCAATATTATCATTCAAATTACTGAACAGAAAGTGAAAGATGAGGAAGGTCGAATAGAAATTACTTTTGTTGGGAGAGGAACTGGATGGATTTTATTAGATGGGAAAGCGGCTGCAATAAGTTGGGAAAAGAATTCTCTGGGAGAAAAAACCAACTTTTTTTATGCTGACGGAAGAGAGTTAAAAATTAATCCCGGAGCCCTTTGGATAGAAGTGGTCAGTACCCAGAATAAGGTGGCGATGTAA
- the lgt gene encoding prolipoprotein diacylglyceryl transferase — protein sequence MHSVLFRIGQFPVYAYGFFLGVAFLVGIYYASRRAPGYGVSPDSVVEVSVLCIFGAIFGSRLVFVLLNWDIYRDNLIHIFLIREGGLTFYGGIFGAIFLAIPYIIHKKYSLPALFDICTPAIALGYSIARIGCFLNGCCYGRVCSYTSFPLGVHFPALEGWRYPTQLYSAGYSLLILYFLLKLEKKKVFRGELFFDYLWMYGIARFLIEYLRDEPFSVWGVMTAAQFACLLIIIIALILREILRKHATQRSQERS from the coding sequence ATGCACAGTGTATTATTTCGAATTGGTCAATTTCCAGTTTATGCTTATGGCTTTTTTTTGGGGGTAGCTTTTTTAGTGGGCATTTATTATGCCTCGCGACGAGCTCCTGGTTATGGAGTTTCTCCCGATTCAGTTGTTGAAGTCAGTGTACTCTGTATTTTTGGAGCTATCTTTGGATCCCGTTTAGTTTTTGTTTTACTCAACTGGGATATTTATCGCGATAACCTCATTCATATCTTTTTAATCCGTGAAGGTGGTCTGACCTTCTACGGTGGTATTTTTGGAGCAATATTTTTAGCAATCCCATATATTATACATAAAAAATATTCTTTACCGGCTTTATTTGATATTTGTACTCCGGCTATCGCTCTGGGTTATTCCATTGCGCGGATTGGTTGTTTTCTTAATGGTTGTTGTTATGGTCGGGTTTGTTCCTACACCAGCTTTCCCCTTGGAGTTCATTTCCCTGCTTTGGAAGGGTGGAGGTATCCAACTCAACTCTATTCAGCTGGATACTCTCTCCTAATCCTCTATTTTTTACTCAAACTGGAGAAGAAAAAGGTTTTTCGCGGAGAGCTCTTTTTTGATTATCTTTGGATGTATGGGATCGCTCGTTTTTTAATCGAATATTTACGTGATGAACCCTTTTCGGTTTGGGGAGTTATGACAGCAGCTCAATTTGCCTGTTTGTTGATAATTATAATTGCTCTTATTCTGCGAGAGATATTGAGAAAGCATGCTACCCAACGATCTCAGGAACGTTCTTGA